From a region of the Laspinema palackyanum D2c genome:
- a CDS encoding AbrB family transcriptional regulator, with translation MAETATALRGKALLKKAKELANLPRRELAKACGYYTTTKGGETRVNLTDFYDALLEARGIALDPEAKKSTRGREASYRVSVHQNGQLVIGSTYTQAMGLKPGDEFEIKLGYKHIHLIQVDESEKDGETEAA, from the coding sequence ATGGCTGAAACAGCAACTGCCCTAAGAGGAAAAGCGCTGCTCAAGAAGGCAAAAGAACTCGCCAACTTACCCCGGCGAGAGTTAGCAAAGGCTTGTGGTTACTATACCACCACAAAAGGTGGGGAAACTCGGGTCAATCTGACTGACTTTTATGATGCACTGCTCGAAGCCAGAGGCATCGCCTTGGATCCGGAAGCCAAAAAGAGCACTCGTGGCAGAGAAGCAAGCTATCGGGTTTCCGTCCACCAAAATGGTCAACTCGTGATTGGTTCAACCTACACCCAAGCAATGGGGTTGAAGCCCGGTGATGAGTTTGAAATTAAGCTAGGTTACAAGCATATCCATTTAATTCAAGTGGACGAGTCAGAAAAAGACGGCGAAACCGAAGCGGCTTAA
- a CDS encoding Uma2 family endonuclease, giving the protein MVTEVRSPEPQATVIYPDSDGQPMADNTQQFALIVWIKENLERVYAPDPNVFVAGDLLWYPVEGNNKLRQAPDVMVAFGRPKGYRGSYQQWKEENIPPQVVFEIWSPGNRPSEMAKKLAFYQNYGVEEYYLYHPDLLDLAGWCKGEEGLQPIEQMDGWVSPRLGVRFQMADTGLQLYRPDGEPFLTTLELEERALQAEERARQAESELERERQKSQVLADRLRSMGIDPDEL; this is encoded by the coding sequence ATGGTTACAGAAGTGCGATCGCCTGAACCCCAGGCAACCGTCATCTACCCGGATAGCGATGGTCAACCAATGGCAGACAATACCCAACAATTTGCGCTGATCGTCTGGATTAAAGAAAATTTAGAACGGGTCTATGCTCCCGATCCGAATGTCTTCGTCGCCGGAGATTTATTGTGGTATCCCGTTGAAGGAAATAATAAACTCAGACAAGCGCCGGATGTGATGGTAGCATTCGGACGACCCAAAGGATATCGAGGGTCTTACCAACAATGGAAGGAAGAGAATATCCCCCCGCAGGTAGTTTTTGAAATTTGGTCTCCCGGGAACCGTCCCTCGGAAATGGCCAAGAAATTGGCGTTTTATCAGAACTACGGTGTAGAAGAATATTATCTCTATCATCCCGATTTACTGGATTTAGCAGGATGGTGCAAGGGTGAGGAGGGTTTACAACCGATCGAACAAATGGACGGCTGGGTGAGTCCCCGCCTTGGGGTACGCTTTCAAATGGCAGACACGGGATTGCAACTGTATCGTCCCGATGGCGAACCATTTCTCACCACGTTGGAATTAGAGGAACGGGCGCTACAGGCCGAAGAACGGGCGCGACAAGCGGAATCGGAACTGGAACGAGAACGCCAGAAATCCCAGGTACTCGCCGATCGCCTACGCTCTATGGGAATTGATCCAGATGAGTTGTAG
- a CDS encoding VOC family protein, producing MQINLESSTFAIAPGSLRQVHHIAFNVRDLAASRHFYGRILGLEELTGESVPTTLRELVATGKVANFVTPDGTVIDLFYEPDLLPPDPDPKRAFTRANHLAFDIDPQLFDDAVEALKAHQVAIDSGPVTRPTGRGIYFYDPDGFIIEIRCNPLDS from the coding sequence ATGCAAATCAATTTAGAATCTTCAACTTTTGCGATCGCTCCTGGCAGTTTGCGACAAGTTCACCATATCGCATTTAACGTCAGGGATTTGGCAGCATCCCGCCATTTTTATGGCCGGATCCTCGGGTTAGAGGAACTAACTGGGGAGTCTGTTCCCACCACGTTGCGCGAATTAGTCGCAACGGGGAAAGTTGCCAATTTTGTTACCCCAGATGGGACGGTTATCGATTTATTTTACGAACCGGATTTATTACCCCCGGACCCGGACCCGAAACGTGCCTTTACCCGTGCCAATCATCTCGCCTTCGATATCGATCCGCAGTTATTTGACGACGCAGTTGAGGCACTTAAAGCGCATCAGGTGGCGATCGATAGCGGTCCCGTCACCCGTCCGACTGGACGCGGTATCTACTTTTACGATCCCGATGGGTTTATTATCGAGATCCGTTGCAATCCTCTCGACAGTTGA
- the ispG gene encoding (E)-4-hydroxy-3-methylbut-2-enyl-diphosphate synthase, whose protein sequence is MQTLPNPTTPQPTPNTALTDTTIHRRKTRPVPVGNITIGGGNPVVVQSMINEDTLDIEGSVAGIRRLHEIGCEIVRVTVPSMAHAKALAEIKQRLARTYQLVPLVADVHHNGMKIALEVAKHVDKVRINPGLYVFEKPNPNRTEYTPTEFAEIGEKIRETLEPLVISLRDQGKSMRIGVNHGSLAERMLFSYGDTPEGMVESALEFIRICESLDFRNLVISMKASRVPVMLAAYRLMVQRMDQLGMDYPLHLGVTEAGDGEYGRIKSTAGIGTLLAEGIGDTIRVSLTEAPEKEIPVCYSILQALGLRKTMVEYVACPSCGRTLFNLEEVLHQVREATKHLTGLDIAVMGCIVNGPGEMADADYGYVGKQPGYISLYRGRDEIKKVPESQGVDELIKLIQADGRWVDP, encoded by the coding sequence ATGCAAACACTCCCGAACCCAACCACCCCCCAACCGACTCCCAATACCGCCCTGACGGACACCACCATCCACCGTCGCAAAACCCGCCCGGTTCCCGTGGGTAACATCACCATCGGAGGCGGTAATCCGGTGGTGGTCCAGTCCATGATTAACGAAGACACCTTAGATATCGAGGGGTCCGTGGCCGGAATTCGTCGTCTCCATGAAATCGGCTGCGAAATTGTCCGCGTCACCGTCCCCAGTATGGCCCATGCCAAAGCCTTGGCGGAAATTAAGCAAAGACTGGCGCGAACTTATCAACTCGTCCCCCTCGTCGCCGATGTCCATCACAACGGCATGAAAATTGCCCTAGAAGTCGCCAAGCACGTCGATAAGGTCAGAATCAATCCCGGACTCTACGTCTTTGAAAAACCCAACCCTAACCGCACCGAATACACCCCGACCGAATTTGCAGAAATTGGGGAAAAAATCCGGGAAACCCTAGAACCCTTGGTCATTTCTCTACGCGACCAAGGTAAATCCATGCGAATTGGGGTCAATCACGGGTCCCTCGCTGAACGGATGCTGTTTAGTTATGGGGATACGCCCGAGGGGATGGTAGAATCCGCCCTCGAATTTATCAGAATTTGTGAATCGTTAGACTTCCGCAACCTGGTCATTTCTATGAAAGCATCCCGCGTTCCGGTGATGCTGGCCGCCTATCGCCTGATGGTGCAGCGCATGGATCAGTTGGGAATGGACTATCCCCTGCACCTCGGGGTCACCGAAGCTGGAGATGGAGAATATGGTCGGATTAAATCCACCGCTGGCATCGGCACCTTACTCGCCGAAGGGATTGGCGACACCATTCGCGTGTCCCTGACGGAAGCGCCAGAAAAAGAAATTCCGGTCTGTTACAGTATCTTACAAGCCCTGGGTCTGCGAAAGACGATGGTGGAATATGTGGCCTGTCCCTCTTGTGGTCGCACCCTCTTTAATTTAGAAGAGGTCCTCCATCAGGTCCGCGAAGCAACTAAACACCTGACGGGACTGGATATTGCTGTAATGGGTTGCATTGTTAATGGACCCGGAGAAATGGCCGATGCCGATTATGGTTATGTGGGTAAGCAACCGGGATATATTTCCCTCTATCGAGGTCGGGATGAAATTAAAAAGGTCCCGGAATCTCAAGGGGTTGATGAGTTAATTAAGTTGATTCAAGCCGATGGGCGATGGGTTGATCCCTAG
- a CDS encoding NAD(P)H-quinone oxidoreductase subunit 5, with protein MEPIYQYAWLIPVLPLLAAMLVGLGLISYNKTTNNLRQATAAFLVSSVGGAMVLSFALLWSQIQGHETYTRTLEWAAAGNFHLTMGYTIDHLSALMLAIVTTVALLVMIYTDGYMAHDPGYVRFYTYLSLFSSSMLGLVISPNLVQVYIFWELVGMCSYLLIGFWFDRKPAADACQKAFVTNRVGDFGLLLGMLGLYWATDSFDFQIMGDRLQDLVQSGAIGAGVAALLAILVFLGPVAKSAQFPLHVWLPDAMEGPTPISALIHAATMVAAGVFLIARMYPVFEHIPSAMTVIAWTGCFTAFLGATIALTQTDIKKGLAYSTMSQLGYMVMAMGIGAYSAGLFHLMTHAYFKAMLFLGSGSVIHGMEEVVGHDPTLAQDMRLMGGLRKFMPITAITFAIGTLAICGIPPFAGFWSKDEILGAAFEANPALWGVGWLTAGMTAFYMFRMYFMTFEGPFRGNDTEIRHQLKSEAEAGEPILAFGPGAMDPRELEASHDDHSHGHHSEYPHESPLAMTFPLMALAVPSVLIGLVGTPFANYFEAFIHPPSESMLEIAEHAEEFNLTEFLVMGGSSVGIALIGITVASLMYLSRKIDPGAIAAQIKPLYLLSRKKWYFDEIYNSLFVVGSRRLARQVMEVDYRVVDGAVNLTGLITVISGEGLKYFENGRAQFYALIVFVAVLGLVILSGVT; from the coding sequence ATGGAACCAATTTATCAGTATGCTTGGCTGATTCCAGTTTTGCCTTTATTAGCGGCAATGCTGGTCGGCTTGGGCCTGATTTCTTATAACAAGACGACCAATAATTTGCGGCAAGCAACTGCCGCATTCTTGGTCTCCTCCGTAGGTGGGGCAATGGTTTTGTCCTTTGCCTTGCTCTGGAGTCAAATCCAAGGACATGAAACTTACACCCGCACCCTGGAATGGGCGGCAGCGGGGAATTTTCACCTAACAATGGGTTACACCATTGACCACCTCTCGGCGCTGATGCTGGCGATCGTGACTACGGTGGCCCTGTTGGTGATGATTTACACCGATGGCTACATGGCTCATGATCCCGGATATGTGCGCTTTTACACCTACCTGAGCCTGTTTAGCTCCTCAATGTTGGGTCTGGTGATCAGTCCGAACCTGGTTCAGGTTTATATTTTCTGGGAACTCGTGGGGATGTGTTCCTATTTGCTGATCGGCTTTTGGTTCGATCGCAAACCGGCAGCCGATGCTTGTCAGAAAGCCTTTGTCACCAACCGCGTCGGTGACTTTGGTCTGCTGTTGGGAATGTTGGGCTTATATTGGGCAACGGATAGTTTTGATTTTCAAATCATGGGCGATCGCCTGCAAGATCTCGTCCAATCTGGGGCGATCGGTGCAGGAGTCGCGGCCCTTCTCGCCATCCTAGTCTTTCTGGGACCCGTTGCCAAATCTGCTCAATTCCCCCTCCATGTCTGGTTACCGGACGCAATGGAAGGCCCCACACCCATCTCGGCCTTAATCCACGCCGCCACGATGGTGGCTGCCGGAGTCTTCTTAATCGCCCGGATGTATCCCGTCTTTGAACATATCCCCAGCGCCATGACCGTCATTGCCTGGACCGGATGTTTCACCGCCTTCCTGGGGGCCACCATCGCCCTCACCCAAACCGACATCAAAAAAGGGTTAGCCTACTCCACCATGTCCCAACTGGGTTACATGGTCATGGCAATGGGAATCGGGGCTTACAGCGCCGGACTCTTTCACCTCATGACCCACGCCTACTTCAAAGCCATGCTGTTTCTCGGGTCTGGATCCGTGATTCATGGCATGGAAGAAGTCGTGGGTCATGACCCCACCCTGGCCCAAGATATGCGGCTAATGGGGGGACTGCGGAAATTTATGCCGATTACCGCCATTACCTTCGCGATCGGCACCCTCGCCATTTGTGGCATCCCGCCCTTTGCTGGATTCTGGTCCAAAGACGAGATCCTCGGGGCCGCCTTTGAAGCCAATCCCGCCCTCTGGGGCGTCGGCTGGCTGACCGCTGGGATGACCGCCTTCTATATGTTCCGGATGTACTTCATGACCTTTGAAGGACCCTTCCGAGGCAACGACACCGAAATTCGTCACCAACTCAAAAGCGAAGCCGAAGCCGGGGAACCCATCCTCGCCTTTGGTCCTGGAGCAATGGACCCTCGGGAACTGGAAGCCAGCCACGATGACCACTCTCACGGTCATCACAGCGAATATCCCCATGAGTCTCCCCTAGCCATGACCTTCCCCTTGATGGCCCTGGCCGTGCCTTCGGTCCTGATTGGGTTGGTGGGGACTCCCTTTGCCAATTACTTTGAGGCATTTATTCATCCTCCCAGTGAATCCATGCTGGAAATTGCTGAACACGCCGAAGAATTCAACCTCACCGAATTCTTAGTCATGGGCGGCAGTTCCGTGGGAATTGCCTTGATTGGGATTACCGTGGCATCCCTGATGTACTTGAGTCGGAAAATCGACCCAGGGGCGATCGCCGCCCAAATCAAACCCCTTTACTTGCTTTCCCGCAAGAAATGGTACTTTGACGAAATCTACAACTCCCTGTTTGTCGTCGGTTCTCGCCGATTAGCCAGACAGGTGATGGAAGTGGATTATCGCGTCGTTGATGGGGCCGTCAACCTCACCGGGTTGATTACCGTCATCAGTGGCGAAGGACTCAAATACTTTGAAAATGGTCGCGCCCAGTTCTATGCCTTGATCGTCTTTGTTGCCGTTCTAGGCTTAGTCATCCTCTCCGGCGTGACTTAA
- a CDS encoding DDE transposase family protein, which yields MAEPSKYYIVKGKNGTCEILPSSSLEGTDPPELGENWGPFESREEAIARRVGLIRAGKCQPL from the coding sequence ATGGCTGAACCCTCCAAATACTATATTGTCAAGGGCAAAAACGGAACTTGTGAAATTCTCCCCAGCAGCAGCCTGGAAGGGACGGACCCGCCGGAACTCGGGGAGAACTGGGGACCCTTTGAGTCCCGAGAGGAGGCGATCGCCCGCCGTGTGGGTTTGATTCGCGCCGGAAAGTGCCAACCGTTATAA
- a CDS encoding prohibitin family protein, with product MTFIATILTSLLSILVVLVGPKFSDEKHRNTVRAVALLIGILAATVSLLKTFTIIPSGKVGVIEVFGKVDPQPLNPGVHWVNPFGNVLKFSTRLRDMPEKIAATSQEGLNLVVEGTIQYRLDPNSAADLYQNVGVNDGEIVRSRFQAIMREITSSYPARDIYTAKREEVTRRLRLSMRESLTPLGFIVEEAFLKDVALPEKLQAAIEQKMEVEQDNQRMELVLEKERQEAERKRIEALGIAEYQQIISPGLTSQFLQWRSIEATDRLANSNNSKVVIMGGSGNNATTPVILQP from the coding sequence ATGACCTTCATTGCCACAATCCTCACCAGTCTCCTCTCAATTCTGGTGGTTCTTGTCGGGCCGAAGTTTTCGGATGAGAAACATCGCAATACTGTGCGCGCTGTTGCCCTTTTAATCGGCATTTTGGCGGCGACAGTTTCCTTGTTGAAAACCTTTACGATTATCCCATCGGGCAAGGTTGGGGTGATTGAGGTGTTTGGGAAGGTAGACCCCCAACCCTTGAATCCCGGGGTGCATTGGGTGAACCCATTTGGAAATGTTTTGAAGTTTTCCACGCGCTTGCGGGATATGCCGGAAAAAATTGCAGCTACCTCCCAAGAAGGGTTAAACCTGGTGGTAGAGGGGACGATCCAGTATCGCTTAGACCCGAATAGTGCAGCGGATCTGTATCAAAATGTGGGTGTCAATGATGGTGAAATCGTGCGATCGCGGTTTCAAGCGATTATGCGGGAAATTACATCCAGTTATCCCGCTAGAGACATTTACACGGCTAAACGAGAGGAAGTCACCCGGCGACTGCGGTTGTCCATGCGGGAGTCTTTAACGCCTCTGGGTTTTATTGTAGAAGAAGCCTTTCTCAAGGATGTGGCGCTACCGGAGAAATTGCAAGCTGCCATTGAACAGAAAATGGAGGTAGAACAGGACAATCAGCGCATGGAGTTAGTGCTAGAAAAAGAGCGGCAAGAAGCGGAACGCAAGCGGATTGAAGCCTTGGGAATTGCGGAGTATCAACAAATTATTTCCCCGGGTTTAACGTCGCAATTCTTGCAATGGCGCAGTATTGAAGCAACCGATCGCCTTGCCAATTCTAATAACAGTAAAGTGGTAATTATGGGCGGGTCCGGCAATAATGCGACTACGCCGGTGATTCTGCAACCCTAG
- a CDS encoding protein kinase domain-containing protein gives MQLMNAMTGQLIQGRYQLIKDLKRGAFGKLYLAEDRQQPDQPRPCVIKQLQPNLSNPTLVEEARGRLQREIEVMQKLSAHPLIPGILDGFEEEQKFYIVEEFIPGQDLSQEIIRGNRWSEGLVMALLHQVLEVLAFIHQHSVIHRNIKPSNLIRRTGDRKIIPVDFGALKEIETLAINPQGQIGTAAIGTPGYVPIEQLGGKPRFNSDIYALGMTAIQALTGVPPRELERDPKTGQTIWHHLAPVNPKLAQILDKMVRSDYQDRYQQATEVIADLRSLHEIGNLLDGRYQLVSLLAERRFSKTFLGEDLQRQEMPWCTVEQIKPAQQETFPWWEAKSFFDAEAQLLHRLGTHDRIPTLLADFEQNGAFYLVQEQIEGQSLSHELLQGKKYEEKEAVALLQEVLETLAFVHEHHAIHLDLTPWSIFRRQSDGKVMLTNFGAVKQIGTLTIDQGQLTTSTAIGTPGYMPKEQMVGNPRPNSDIYALGAVALQALTGVRPDYLGTEPHTGELSWRKHVQVSDRFGAILDKMVRSYFRERYESAQEVLADLRALQEPVIAPLEESVPVPMGAEGFVSPQVPPEQPQADLGASPPVANKAKAPIGAAAVAGVTQVSKKLPFAKPWPILAAVALMGTAGVAIALSNSQQTRQARQDSDQFIENASLLLESQEYLEALDECDQAIGITADYALAWKCRGDALYLLDRYDSALVAYDNASRLEPKNARYWNNRGETLYQLQRYEEAIAAHDRALELRRNDVNALKGRGLALLSLHRYDEALGALDQALEEEPNDPQGWERKALVLDYLQRPQEADRAFERSLAAYDSQLASNPDDLNAWLERGRLLNQLQRLDEAIASFDRALEINPEFYLAWNAKGTTLYSASQFTEALAAYDQALAIEPDFYKGWHNRGVLLSLGLGRHFEAIEAFDRALAIEESFHLGWRDRGLAQMELRRYEEAVTSFDQAVKIEPRDGRSWANRGIALNELRRYTDAIESFDQAIAAQTQDALVWTQRGIALESIERYDEALVSYEKALEIQPDFSLAEESRDWVLVKMGR, from the coding sequence ATGCAACTGATGAACGCCATGACCGGACAGCTCATCCAAGGGCGCTATCAACTCATCAAAGACCTCAAGCGAGGTGCTTTTGGTAAACTCTATCTGGCTGAAGACCGACAACAGCCGGACCAACCGCGCCCCTGTGTCATTAAACAACTCCAGCCGAATCTTTCCAATCCCACCCTGGTTGAAGAAGCCCGTGGGCGCTTGCAACGAGAAATCGAAGTCATGCAAAAATTAAGCGCTCATCCCCTGATTCCGGGAATTTTGGATGGGTTTGAGGAGGAGCAAAAATTTTATATTGTTGAAGAATTTATCCCAGGTCAAGACCTCAGTCAAGAAATTATCCGAGGCAACCGCTGGAGTGAAGGCTTGGTGATGGCACTATTGCATCAAGTCCTGGAAGTGTTAGCGTTCATTCATCAGCACTCGGTGATTCATCGCAATATTAAACCCTCTAATTTAATCCGACGGACTGGCGATCGCAAAATTATCCCGGTGGATTTTGGAGCGCTTAAAGAAATCGAAACTTTAGCTATCAATCCTCAAGGTCAAATTGGCACAGCGGCGATCGGCACTCCAGGTTATGTCCCCATCGAACAACTCGGGGGCAAACCTCGCTTTAATAGCGATATTTATGCCCTCGGTATGACCGCGATTCAAGCCTTAACCGGCGTCCCCCCCCGGGAGTTAGAACGGGACCCCAAAACGGGTCAAACGATCTGGCACCATTTGGCCCCGGTGAACCCGAAGTTGGCTCAGATTCTGGATAAAATGGTGCGTTCAGACTATCAAGACCGCTACCAACAGGCGACGGAGGTCATCGCTGATTTACGGTCTTTACATGAAATTGGCAATCTCCTCGATGGTCGCTATCAACTGGTGAGTTTGTTAGCCGAACGCCGCTTTAGTAAAACCTTTTTAGGGGAGGATTTACAACGCCAGGAAATGCCCTGGTGTACGGTAGAGCAAATTAAACCGGCTCAACAAGAGACCTTTCCCTGGTGGGAAGCGAAAAGCTTTTTTGATGCGGAAGCGCAATTGTTACACCGTTTAGGCACTCATGACCGCATCCCCACGTTGCTGGCAGATTTTGAGCAAAATGGGGCATTTTATTTGGTCCAGGAGCAGATTGAGGGACAGTCCCTTTCTCATGAATTGCTCCAGGGCAAAAAGTACGAGGAAAAAGAGGCAGTCGCTTTATTACAAGAGGTCCTAGAAACTCTCGCCTTCGTTCATGAACATCATGCCATTCATTTGGATTTAACCCCCTGGAGTATCTTCCGGCGTCAGTCCGACGGTAAGGTGATGCTGACCAATTTTGGCGCGGTGAAGCAAATTGGCACCTTGACGATTGACCAGGGCCAGCTCACGACTTCGACGGCGATCGGCACTCCGGGCTATATGCCGAAGGAACAAATGGTGGGCAATCCCCGCCCGAATAGTGATATCTATGCTCTGGGAGCAGTGGCCCTGCAAGCGTTAACCGGGGTGCGTCCGGATTATCTGGGGACGGAACCCCATACGGGCGAGCTCAGTTGGCGCAAGCACGTTCAGGTGAGCGATCGCTTTGGGGCAATTCTGGATAAAATGGTGCGCTCTTATTTCCGCGAGCGCTATGAATCGGCTCAGGAGGTGTTAGCGGATCTGCGCGCCCTCCAAGAGCCGGTCATTGCCCCCTTGGAGGAGTCGGTCCCGGTGCCGATGGGGGCGGAGGGTTTTGTCTCTCCCCAGGTCCCCCCAGAACAGCCCCAGGCAGACCTAGGGGCGAGTCCCCCAGTTGCGAATAAAGCGAAGGCTCCCATCGGCGCTGCCGCTGTAGCCGGGGTGACCCAAGTTTCCAAAAAGTTACCCTTTGCCAAACCCTGGCCGATTCTGGCAGCGGTGGCCCTGATGGGAACGGCAGGGGTGGCGATCGCCCTGAGCAATTCTCAGCAAACGCGCCAAGCGCGTCAAGACTCGGACCAATTTATCGAAAATGCCAGCCTGCTTTTGGAGTCTCAGGAGTACCTGGAAGCCCTGGATGAGTGCGATCAGGCGATCGGGATTACGGCGGATTATGCCTTGGCTTGGAAATGTCGTGGGGATGCGCTTTATCTGCTTGATCGCTATGACTCGGCTCTCGTGGCTTATGACAATGCCAGTCGTTTAGAACCGAAAAATGCCCGGTATTGGAACAATCGTGGGGAAACTTTGTATCAATTACAGCGCTACGAGGAGGCGATCGCAGCTCATGATCGCGCTTTAGAACTTCGTCGCAATGATGTGAATGCCCTGAAGGGTCGGGGTCTGGCTTTACTCAGTTTACATCGCTACGATGAGGCTCTAGGAGCCCTGGACCAAGCCCTAGAAGAGGAGCCGAATGACCCGCAAGGCTGGGAACGCAAGGCGTTAGTTTTAGACTATTTGCAACGTCCCCAGGAGGCCGATCGCGCTTTTGAACGCTCTCTGGCTGCTTACGATAGCCAGTTGGCAAGCAACCCGGATGATTTGAATGCCTGGTTGGAACGGGGTCGATTACTCAATCAGTTACAGCGTCTGGATGAGGCGATCGCTTCGTTTGATCGCGCTTTGGAGATTAATCCGGAGTTTTATCTCGCCTGGAATGCCAAGGGAACGACGCTGTATAGTGCGTCTCAATTTACGGAGGCGTTAGCGGCTTACGATCAGGCTCTGGCGATCGAACCGGATTTTTATAAAGGCTGGCATAATCGCGGCGTCTTGCTGAGTCTGGGGTTGGGTCGTCACTTTGAGGCGATCGAGGCGTTTGATCGCGCTTTGGCGATTGAGGAGAGTTTTCATCTAGGTTGGCGCGATCGCGGTTTGGCACAAATGGAACTACGCCGTTATGAAGAGGCAGTGACCTCGTTTGATCAAGCGGTTAAGATTGAGCCAAGGGATGGCAGATCCTGGGCGAATCGGGGGATCGCACTCAATGAACTCCGGCGTTATACTGATGCGATCGAATCGTTTGATCAGGCGATCGCCGCTCAAACCCAAGATGCCTTAGTCTGGACTCAACGGGGAATCGCCCTGGAGTCCATTGAACGGTACGATGAGGCTCTAGTTTCCTACGAAAAAGCCCTAGAAATTCAACCGGATTTCTCTCTGGCAGAGGAGTCCCGGGACTGGGTTTTAGTCAAGATGGGCCGCTAG
- a CDS encoding thioredoxin family protein — MVLSLNERSFKQEVLEAPTPVLVNFWAPWCGICLLINPILKGFEAEWGETVKIGGINADQTLKLASTYRIATLPTLILFDGGSIIHRIEGFQGRDDLTRELRSLLLNTQKAHSYSQLQPAINS; from the coding sequence ATGGTGTTGTCTCTTAATGAAAGGTCCTTTAAACAAGAAGTTTTAGAAGCTCCCACTCCTGTTCTCGTGAATTTTTGGGCACCGTGGTGCGGTATTTGTTTGCTGATTAACCCGATTTTGAAGGGATTTGAGGCTGAATGGGGCGAAACGGTGAAAATTGGCGGAATTAATGCCGATCAAACCTTAAAGCTGGCAAGTACCTATCGGATCGCGACGTTGCCCACCCTGATTTTGTTTGATGGAGGATCCATTATCCATCGGATTGAAGGGTTCCAAGGACGAGATGACTTAACTCGTGAATTAAGGTCCCTGCTCCTGAACACTCAAAAAGCCCATTCTTATTCCCAGTTACAACCGGCCATCAATTCCTGA